ATGATAATCGACGCCGAAATACATAGCTCTGTTCTTTCGCGTGCGGCCTTGTTCTAATGTAAATTGAATTCCGCTCTCCTGCAATGCAAAACTTGCGCGCTTGAAAAAAGATTGGGAATCGGGTCTTTTGCAGGGGTGAACACTTCGCGAGCACTTTGCCGGCTTTGCCTTGTGGCGGCCGCCCTCTTAATCCACTGTGAGATCGTGGAAGCACAATCCGGCGGTTCTGAGTTGGTTTTTATCGGCACCTACACCGGCGCCAAAAGTCAGGGCATTTATTTAACTCACCTCGACCCGGCCTCCGGCAGGTTGGGCCCCCTGGAATTGGCCGCAAAAACCGAGAATCCCACTTTCCTGGCGCTGCATCCCAACCGGCGATTTCTTTACGCTGCAAATGAAATTGATAATTTTGGCGGCCAACGCTCCGGTGCGGTCAGCGGATTCCGCATCGACCCGCAGAGTGGGAAGCTGACACTGCTGGGCCAGCAACCTTCGGGTGGGGGCGGGCCTTGTCATTTGGCGGTCGATGGTGCAGGCCGCTGCGTGCTGGTGGCCAATTATGGCAGCGGGAGCCTGGCCGTTCTTGGATTGGGTGATGATGGCAGCCTGGACCCGCCCAGCAGCGTCCTCCAACACCACGGTTCGAGCGTCAACCCCCAACGCCAGGCCGGGCCGCATGCCCATTTCATCACCACCGACCCTGCCAACCGCTTTGCGCTCGCTTGCGACCTGGGGTTGGATAAGGTCTTTATTTATCGGCTTAACATTCCTGCGGCTGATGGCACTCCTGGACTGACTACGAATGATCCCCCTTGGCTGCAGGTTAAACCCGGGTCTGGTCCACGGCATTTGGCTTTTCACCCGAACGGAAGGTTTGTGTATCTCATCAGCGAGCTGGGCTGCACGCTGACGGCGTGTTCTTACGATGCAAAGCGAGGGGCGCTCGATAAGGTGCAGGTCGTCTCGACCCTTCCGGAGGGATTCAAAGGAGACAACATCTCCGCAGAAGTGCAGGTCCATCCTTCCGGTCGATTCGTCTATGGGTCGAACCGAGGCGATGACAGCATCGTGGTATTTGCCATCGACCCAAACAGCGGCAAGTTGAGCTTCATTCAGCGAGTATCGACCCAGGGCAAGACACCACGCCATTTTGCCTTCGACACCACCGGCCAATGGTTGCTGTGCGAAGACCAGGATTCGGACCGGGTGGTTGAATTCGCGGTCGATGCCGCAACGGGGCGCCTGACGCCCACCGGCCAAACCCTGCAGGTGGGTGCGCCGGTTTGCGCGGTATTCCTTTCAGAGTAGGCTATGCGAGCCTCTTTTTTTTCGTCCGTTGCTCAATATTGAGTTGGAGCGCGAAACGCGAGCATTCCTCATGCGAATAACCAACCTCAATCCAGCCAGCGACATCGGCGCTTCGGGGTGGTTAGTCGAGTTCGAGGGCCACCGCTTGCTGATGGATGCCGGGGTGCATCCAAAACGCGAGGGCCGAGCCAGCCTCCCCTTGTATGACCTGGCCAAAAACCAGGAACTGGACGCCATCGCTATCTCCCATTGCCACCACGATCACGTCGGCTCACTGCCAGTTGCTCTGCGTTACTTTCCCCATGCCCATGTGATGATGAGCGAGCTGAGCTATTTCCTCGCCGACCGCGTTTTACACAACTCGGTCAATGTCATGACCCGCCAGCGCGATGAGCTTGGGATAAAGGAATACCCGCTCTTCAGCCACGACGAGGTGGACGACATTGAGCCGCTATTCCAAGGGTTCAAATACAATCGGGAAATCGATTGGGCCGCCTTTCACAAATTCCGCGCCGGATTCCTCTCGCCCACAGTTGAATTCTTCGATGCAGGCCACGCCCTCGGTTCGGCCGGTCTGATGGTCCGCGGCCAAAAAGAATCTCTCTTTTACACTGGAGATGTCTGTTTTCATGACCAGACGATCTTAAAGGCGGCGCGGTTTGAGGATGTAAAGGCCGGCGTGCTGTTAATGGAAACGACGCGTGGGAGCCGTTCCGTGCCTCCGGGCTTCACACGCGCGGGCGAGGTCGAGCGGCTCACTCGGTCCATCCAGAGGGTCTTGGCCAGAAGGGGGTCGGTCCTCATGCCGACCTTTGCCCTGGGGCGCACCCAGGAAATTCTGGCGCTGTTGGCGCTGTTGATGGGCGAAGGCAAACTCAAGCCCCAACCGATTTATATTGGCGGGTTGGGCCGGGTCTTCACCGAGATTTACGATTTGGAATCGCACCGCACACACCGGCAGTACCCCAACCTGCAATTGCGCGAGGCGCTTAACCTCGTCGTGCTCGAACAAGGCCAAGCCCAGAAAATGCGCTTGGGCGGCGGCAGGATTTTCGTCATCACTGCCGGGATGATGAGCGAAAACACGGCTGCCCACGATCTAGCCTTGCGCATGATTGGCGATGAGCAACAGGCGATTCTCTTCGTCGGCTACGCGGACCCGGACACACCTGCTGGCCGGCTGCGCGCAGCCAAACAGGGCGAGACTTTCCTGTTCAGTCCAAGTGGCGGCGAGGTCACCAGGCGCTGCGAGGTCGAGGACTTTGACCTGACCGCCCACGCTAATCGCGAGGAATTGCTCGATTTTGTCGGCCAAGTCGAGCCCCATGCGGTGCTTTTGTGCCATGGCGAAGATGATTCGCGCGCCTGGTTCGAGGAACAAATCCGGCAGCGTTCCCCAAAAATCCAAGTGTTCCAACCGAAACCCGGCGAAACAATCGAGGTTTGAATCCCGCGCTATGCCTGGCCGCCGAAGGAAACAAAGTCGTCCAGGTCCAGCAGGTCGAACCAGGTCACAATATCCTCCCGCTTCGGACCGGCTTTAGCCTGGATGCCCTGAAAGAATTCTCTCGATTCCGTATCACCCGGCGCGCGCTGCTCGACGTACTCCGTCCAGGCCCTGATTTCCGCCTCGGTCCTTTTGATCCGGGCGCTCTTCTGAATCCATTCGAGGATTTCCCCGTCTCCTTTGCCGGCGGCGAGTTGCTCCTTGAGTTGGTCCGGATCGATGCCGGCATACTCGAGGAATCTTTGGTCGCTCGGGCAATTGTAATGGTACTCCCCATTCTTCCCCGCGATGGTCGCTCGCCCTTTATCGAGCATCCGAGGCAGAATAGCGTAACCGCCCAGTCTCACGCGCGGACTCCGCGGGGGTTTCTGTGTTAAATCAGGAGCATTCTTCAAAGCCATAGTTTTTCCCTTTCCAGTGTAACGGCCATTAGTGTTCATTTCCGGCCCGCGCCGGAAATAATCCCGTAAAATGCAGTCTGCCCGGCAAAATGCAAGTGACTGCAGAAGGATTTTGGAGTGCGCCGGCGAAGCGCAGCGACGAGTCAGATTTGCTGCTAACCCAAAGCGGCGTCGTGCTTCCCTTGCCGCCACACTTCAAACTCACTCGTAGATTTCGTAAATAACGCCGTCCAAAACAAATTGGAGGTTTTGCCCCAACGCCAGCCAGGACGCCGCTTGCGGGTGGTTGCCCAGAAAATCAAAATATTCACGGGACCCGAATTGGAGCCGGATATGCCGCGCCTGGGGAAAGTTTTGAACGATGGAATCGACCCAGCCGCTCTCGTTTCGGAAGAAGGTCCTGCCGGCGACAAATCGGCTCTGTTGAGCAGAGTCAACCCGCGGCGTCTGGCTGGAATCTGCGGTTGAACTGAGAGCCGGTCCTCCCGGAGCAAGCCCATACCGGCGTTGGAATGCTTGTCCTGCGAGCATTTGGGCAGGGGCGGCGGCATCGGCCATTTTAAGGGCCAGACTGGACTGAGCGCTGGCGACACCCGCATCGCCGCTTTGCTCTCGTGTGAACGTCTGCCAACTCCGCGCCGCATCCTGGCGCGCTTCAGGGTCCTTGCCAAACTCCTGCAGCAAGCGCAGCGGTGAGGGGACATCACGGCGGCTTTCATCTTCTGCTATCAAGTAGGCCGTATAAGGCGTAACGATTCCATACTTGCGCGCCAATTGCGTCACCTCATCCCGCAACTCGGAATTCTCGCCGTGAAGCCGAATCTCATCGAGCAAATAACCAACGCGGCGGGTCGCCCATAGGCGTGGAATGAAATCATTGCCGGAATTCTCTTGCGGGAAATTGCCTTCATAAGTGAATTTCCGCACCGCGCCATTGACAGTCCCTTCGAGGAGCATGGCTGAATCGCCATGGCCTGAGTAGCGCCCCACCAGAACCAGTTGCTCGCCTTTGAACAGGTCAGGCAATGGTGACGGATAAAGCTGTTTGGTCTGCAGGCCGCCCGTGAACTGCAGCGCCGGGTTGGTCAGCACCGGTTCCTTTACCTTTTCAAAAAATGCCGACAGTTTGAATTCCAGGTCTTCCTCGGGCAGGACGTACTGGCTGGCGCCGCGCGTTTCCTCGGTTATCTGATCGAGCAAATGCGCATTCACGTCCGTCCCAATTCCGAAACAAAAAATGCGCGCCTTACCGGTGTCTTCGTCTTTGACATTGGTCAGGATTTGCCCTTCGTCGGTCGTCCCGATGGTGGGCCGGCCATCGGTCAGGAAGATCACCCTGAACGGGCGGTCTCCGGCGCCCTTGCTCGATTGCAGGCCAAGCGCTTGCTTCAGGGCGTCATCGATGTCCGTCGCCCCGATGGCTTTGAGGTCTTTGACAAACTCTTCTGCTCGCGTCCGGTTTTTCGCGTTCGCTTCGACCAACGAATTAAACAGCGGCTCAATGTCTGTCGAAAATCGGATGAGTTCGAATCGATCACCGTCGTTGAGGTTTTCGACGCAGAATTCGAGGGCCTTTTTTGCCTGCTCGATCTTTTTGCCGGCCATTGAGCCGGAGGTGTCGAGCGCAAACACCACATCCTTGTTCACAATGCGTCTGTCTTTGGTATCGATGCCGGGCGAGGCCAGCAGCAGAAAATAGCCGTCCTCTCCTGCGCACTTATGAGTCAGCAAATTCAAGCCCAGTTCACCCCTCTCCGGCGCAAAGTAGAGGGCCAAATCAGCTTCGGGGAGCACATCGGTGGCCTCATACCCCACCGTCGCGCGGTTAGGTCCGTTTCGTTTCACCTCGATCTTGTGGCTGGGTGAATAGACGGTTTTCAGCGGGCGCCTGGTCTCCAAATCCACCTTCACGCTGACCGTTGGAATGGGGCGGCAGGAGAACTTGTCCGCGCTCAGTGGCAGCAGAAAACTGACCAGGCCGTTGTCGGACTTCAATAGTTGTGTGTACGAGAGGGTAATGCGCTTTTTACTGTTCGGCTCGATTGGGAAGATGCGGACCTTAAAGACGTCCTGGTTGGCATATTCGAGCAGGGCGGGGTCACGCAGTTTGCGCACAATCTCCTCGTAAATGTGTCGGGCCTTGCCGGCGGGCAGGAGTTCGGCTTCGACCTGTCTGCCATCAATTTCCATGGTAAACTTGTCAAGCTGCGCTCCCTTGGGGATTGGGAATACAAATGTGCCTTCGAGTCGCGCGTTATTGGGGTTATAAAACTCCTCATCCACTATCGTGACGGCGACCTGGTCGATGATGTGAGTGTTGGCCTTCACATAATCCACTTGCAGTGGCGCAAACACGTGCGGCTGCGGCCAATGCCACGGCGGCGAGGGAGGGGGAAGAGGGTGTGGCGGGACGGGTCCCGGCCACAAGGAGGAGTCCTCGATTATGATCAGGCCGGCGGCCAATGACGCGGTAATCGCGCACAGAAACCCGACCAGAACAGAAAATAGAATGCACCGTTTCATACCCGATTAGACGGAAGTCCTCAATTATTGCTCCCGTTCTTCCGCGCGGCCAGGACCTTGCCTCCACCCTCTGGCGCCGACACCCGCGCTCCTTTGCCATGCGCCACGCCCGGCGGTGGTGAAGTTTGCCTCTGGACAGTTGCGCCCGGAATTTGAATATTATGAGGCTGGCAATGGCTACTACCTCCTTTACGAAAAAAACGCTTGGGTTGGAAACCGCCGAGCCGGCGGTCACTCCGCCGCCGGCCACCAGCAATGCCGGGTTTGCGAAAAAACCCAAACTTGCTGCCGCCAAATCAAAAAAACGCGAAATCCCGGAAGGTCTGTGGACTAAATGTCCCAAGTGCAGCACGATGGTTTTCGACAAGGAATTGGACGAGAACCTCAAGGTCTGTACCCATTGCCAGCATCATTTCCCCATCAGCTCGCGCGAGCGCATCCATTCCCTGGTCGAGACCTGCACGTTCGAAGAAATGGACGCGGACATGACCAGCGTGGACGTTTTAAACTTTACCGGTGTGGCCTCCTATACGGTGAAGCTTGAGGAATATCAGAAATCGACCGGGCTCAAAGATGCCATCATCACGGGCCTGGGCAAGATTGGGGAGCAGCGGGTTGGGCTGGGGGTGATGGATTTCAGTTTTCTGGGCGGCTCAATGGGCTCGGTGGTTGGCGAGAAACTGGCCCGTCTGATCGAGCGGGCGACCGAAAAGGGCCTGCCGCTGATCATCACATCCACCAGCGGCGGGGCTCGCATGTATGAAGGAATGTTCAGCCTGATGCAGATGGCCAAAACCTGTGCCGCCCTGGCTTATCATGCCAGCGCTCGGCTTCCCTATATCAGTGTCTTGACCCACCCCACAACCGCAGGCGTGATGGCCAGCTACGCCAGCGTGGGGGACTTAATCCTGGCCGAGCCTGGGGCAATGATCGGCTTTGCCGGCCCGCGAGTGATTAAGGACACGACCCAGGCAGAACTGCCTCCTGGATTTCAGACGGCGGAATTCCTGCTTGAACACGGCCTCATTGACGCCATTGTGCCCCGCAAAGAGCTTAAGGCGCGCCTTGTCGAATACCTGAGCTACCTGACCAGCGGCCAAAAGCGTGCAGCCGCCGGTTAGTTGGAATAAAACCGAGCGAGGCGTGGCCTCAGACCGTGGCTCGGGCATCTTGCCCGAGTCCCCACGCGAGATGCAGGTGCCACGGCCAAAACTTGACCTGACAGCAATGACTTTCATTGTTCAAGGAGCCTAGGTAAGGTAAGAACCCCATAGAGAAAACGGCTGTTGCGGGGTTCGTTGATGCGGGACAAGGAGGCAACCGGCGGTGCTGTCTAAACTCAAGGAGACAAGCGTATGAAAAAGTTCCTTTCTTTAGCCGTTATTTTTGCTGCAGGGGCGGCTTGGGCACAGACGGTTTTCGTCCCCGGCACGGGAGGCAGTGCATTCATGCCGCTTGACGGCCTGGTTTTCACCAATGCGCTGGGAAATCGTTTTAGTGTAAATAACCTGGCGCAGGCGCTCGAATCCATGCAGACCAATCTGAGCGCCGCGCTGCCCTCAGTTGCTGCCTTCAACGATAGTTTTGATTTCGTCAATATCGGCCTTGTGAGCGGCGTGCCCGCAACAACCCCCGCCCCAGCCGGCGCCACAATTTCAAATAACTTGGCTGCTGGTTTCGGCGCTAATGTCGTCCTCCCTCCAGGCGCCACGGCAGGCAGCGGCACGGTCCTGCCAGGGACTGCCGGCCCCACCGGGTTTGCCAACTTGCCGCTGACTCGCGACAGCCTTCGCGCGTTGCTGATTCTGCAAAATCACATGGAGCAAATGCTGGGCCTCCTGGCTGAATTGAACGGGACCAGTTCAAACGCGTTGGCTGCGTCCAGTATTGTTCAAAGCAATGCGTTGACCCCTGGTTCCAATCCGTTTACAGGCGCTTTTTTCATTGCTCCCGCCGTCACGCCCCCAGCGCCTCCTCTCACGCCAACCGGCCGCTGAACCTGCTTTCGTAGGCCGCAGAGAGGGTGTAAGCTGGTGGTTGATGGCCTCAGTCCATTTCCATCCCGTGATTGCCCGCTGGTTCGAGCAGAAGTTCGGATCCCCCACTGAGCCGCAACAGCGCGGCTGGCCCGCCATTGAGTCGGGGGCACACACCTTGATCGCCGCGCCCACGGGGTCGGGCAAGACGCTGGCGGCCTTTCTTGCCGCTCTAGACCAGTTGTTTAGCGAGGGCCTTGCCGGAGAGCTCAAAGATGAGTTGCGCGTTGTGTATGTGTCTCCCTTAAAAGCCCTCAGCAACGACATCCACAAGAATCTCGAAGAACCGCTGGCTGGGATTCGCGAAGCGTTTCTCGCTGCCGAGGCCCGCTCCATCGATGTCCGCGCGGCGGCGCGCACCGGGGACACATTGGCATCGAAGAGGCAAGCCATGATACGCAAGCCGCCGCATATCCTGGTGACCACGCCCGAATCGCTCTACCTGCTTTTAACCTCCGCATCGGGCCGCAAGCTCTTGGGGAACGTCCGCACACTGGTTATCGATGAGATTCACGCGCTGGTCGGGAACCGTCGTGGCTCGCACCTGGCCATCAGCATGGAGCGCCTGGCGGCCTTGACCGGCAATCGAGTTCAGCGGATTGGTCTATCGGCGACTCAGAAGCCGATAGGCGAGGTGGCGCGGTTCCTTGTGGGAGGGTGCAAGGCGCCTGAGCAAGCGCCCGGTTCGGCGCCAGATCCATCCGCTGCCGGCCAAGGCGCTCAGGCTGCCCCTGAGAGCCTGCAGGCCCAATGCGCCATCATCGATTGCGGTTATGCCCGGGAGATGGATGTGGCAATCGAACTGCCCGGCTCGGCGTTGGAAGCGGTCATGTCGAACGAGGTCTGGACCGAGGTGTACCATAAGCTTGCGGACTTGATCGAGGCGCACCAGACGACCTTGGTCTTTGTCAATACGCGCCGGCTTGCCGAACGAGTCACGCGCCATCTTTGCGAACTGCTGGGCGCGGACAAAGTCGCTTCGCATCATGGGAGTCTCTCGGCCAAGCTGCGGCTGGAGGCGGAGGCTCGGCTTAAGCGCGGCGAGTTGAAGGCGCTGGTGGCCACCGCGTCGTTGGAACTGGGTATTGATATTGGGTCGATTGATCTGGTTTGCCAGCTTGGCCCGACGCGCTCGATTGCCACCTTGCTGCAGCGCGTGGGGCGCGCCAGGCATCAGCGCGCAGGTTTGCCCAAGGGCCGGCTGTTTCCACTGAGCCGTGATGAATTGGTCGAGTGCGCGGCAATGCTTCGCAGCGTGCGGGCGGGCGAGTTGGATTGTCTCGAAATGCCGCAAAAGCCGCTGGATGTGCTGGCCCAGCAGATGGTGGCGTGCGCGGCGAGCGAAGAGTGGCAGGAACAGGCCCTGTTCGACTTAATGCGGGCCGCCTATCCGTATCGAAATCTGACGTGGCAGGAGTTCGATCAGGTCCTTGCCATGCTTGCCGAAGGGTTCAGCACCAAACGTGGGCGGCGCGGGGCGCTGGTGCACCATGACGCCATCAATCGGCGCGTCCGGGGCCGGCGCGGGGCCCGCCTAGTAGCCCTCACATCCGGCGGCGCTATTCCGGATGCGGGCGATTACCGCGTGGTTCTCGAACCCAACGAGACCTTCATCGGCACGGTGAATGAGGACTTCGCAGTCGAGAGTCTGGCCGGCGATATTTTTCAACTGGGCAACGCCTCCTGGCGTATCTTGCGCATCAACTCGGGGACCGTCCGCGTTGAAGACGCCCACGGGCACCCGCCCAATATCCCATTCTGGCTCGGTGAAGCA
The window above is part of the Verrucomicrobiia bacterium genome. Proteins encoded here:
- the accD gene encoding acetyl-CoA carboxylase, carboxyltransferase subunit beta, producing MRLAMATTSFTKKTLGLETAEPAVTPPPATSNAGFAKKPKLAAAKSKKREIPEGLWTKCPKCSTMVFDKELDENLKVCTHCQHHFPISSRERIHSLVETCTFEEMDADMTSVDVLNFTGVASYTVKLEEYQKSTGLKDAIITGLGKIGEQRVGLGVMDFSFLGGSMGSVVGEKLARLIERATEKGLPLIITSTSGGARMYEGMFSLMQMAKTCAALAYHASARLPYISVLTHPTTAGVMASYASVGDLILAEPGAMIGFAGPRVIKDTTQAELPPGFQTAEFLLEHGLIDAIVPRKELKARLVEYLSYLTSGQKRAAAG
- a CDS encoding lactonase family protein, with protein sequence MEAQSGGSELVFIGTYTGAKSQGIYLTHLDPASGRLGPLELAAKTENPTFLALHPNRRFLYAANEIDNFGGQRSGAVSGFRIDPQSGKLTLLGQQPSGGGGPCHLAVDGAGRCVLVANYGSGSLAVLGLGDDGSLDPPSSVLQHHGSSVNPQRQAGPHAHFITTDPANRFALACDLGLDKVFIYRLNIPAADGTPGLTTNDPPWLQVKPGSGPRHLAFHPNGRFVYLISELGCTLTACSYDAKRGALDKVQVVSTLPEGFKGDNISAEVQVHPSGRFVYGSNRGDDSIVVFAIDPNSGKLSFIQRVSTQGKTPRHFAFDTTGQWLLCEDQDSDRVVEFAVDAATGRLTPTGQTLQVGAPVCAVFLSE
- a CDS encoding MBL fold metallo-hydrolase, translated to MRITNLNPASDIGASGWLVEFEGHRLLMDAGVHPKREGRASLPLYDLAKNQELDAIAISHCHHDHVGSLPVALRYFPHAHVMMSELSYFLADRVLHNSVNVMTRQRDELGIKEYPLFSHDEVDDIEPLFQGFKYNREIDWAAFHKFRAGFLSPTVEFFDAGHALGSAGLMVRGQKESLFYTGDVCFHDQTILKAARFEDVKAGVLLMETTRGSRSVPPGFTRAGEVERLTRSIQRVLARRGSVLMPTFALGRTQEILALLALLMGEGKLKPQPIYIGGLGRVFTEIYDLESHRTHRQYPNLQLREALNLVVLEQGQAQKMRLGGGRIFVITAGMMSENTAAHDLALRMIGDEQQAILFVGYADPDTPAGRLRAAKQGETFLFSPSGGEVTRRCEVEDFDLTAHANREELLDFVGQVEPHAVLLCHGEDDSRAWFEEQIRQRSPKIQVFQPKPGETIEV
- a CDS encoding VIT domain-containing protein translates to MKRCILFSVLVGFLCAITASLAAGLIIIEDSSLWPGPVPPHPLPPPSPPWHWPQPHVFAPLQVDYVKANTHIIDQVAVTIVDEEFYNPNNARLEGTFVFPIPKGAQLDKFTMEIDGRQVEAELLPAGKARHIYEEIVRKLRDPALLEYANQDVFKVRIFPIEPNSKKRITLSYTQLLKSDNGLVSFLLPLSADKFSCRPIPTVSVKVDLETRRPLKTVYSPSHKIEVKRNGPNRATVGYEATDVLPEADLALYFAPERGELGLNLLTHKCAGEDGYFLLLASPGIDTKDRRIVNKDVVFALDTSGSMAGKKIEQAKKALEFCVENLNDGDRFELIRFSTDIEPLFNSLVEANAKNRTRAEEFVKDLKAIGATDIDDALKQALGLQSSKGAGDRPFRVIFLTDGRPTIGTTDEGQILTNVKDEDTGKARIFCFGIGTDVNAHLLDQITEETRGASQYVLPEEDLEFKLSAFFEKVKEPVLTNPALQFTGGLQTKQLYPSPLPDLFKGEQLVLVGRYSGHGDSAMLLEGTVNGAVRKFTYEGNFPQENSGNDFIPRLWATRRVGYLLDEIRLHGENSELRDEVTQLARKYGIVTPYTAYLIAEDESRRDVPSPLRLLQEFGKDPEARQDAARSWQTFTREQSGDAGVASAQSSLALKMADAAAPAQMLAGQAFQRRYGLAPGGPALSSTADSSQTPRVDSAQQSRFVAGRTFFRNESGWVDSIVQNFPQARHIRLQFGSREYFDFLGNHPQAASWLALGQNLQFVLDGVIYEIYE
- a CDS encoding DUF5069 domain-containing protein, with the protein product MALKNAPDLTQKPPRSPRVRLGGYAILPRMLDKGRATIAGKNGEYHYNCPSDQRFLEYAGIDPDQLKEQLAAGKGDGEILEWIQKSARIKRTEAEIRAWTEYVEQRAPGDTESREFFQGIQAKAGPKREDIVTWFDLLDLDDFVSFGGQA